In one Myotis daubentonii chromosome 1, mMyoDau2.1, whole genome shotgun sequence genomic region, the following are encoded:
- the NEIL1 gene encoding endonuclease 8-like 1 isoform X5, with translation MPEGPELHLASQFVNEACRGLVFGGCVEKSPISRNPEVPFESSAYYISASARGKELRLTLSPLPGAQPPQEPLALIFHFGMSGSFQLAPSNALPPHAHLRFYTAPPGPQLTLCFVDIRRFGHWELTGEWQPGRGPCVLLEYEQFRPCPSRENVLRNLADKVFDRPICEALLDQRFFNGIGNYLRAEILYRLRIPPFEKARTVLEALKQHRLAARAMGKREGRRILHPFEPGCGAMARWACAPCGTGTAVPSGSRGILDLWHPKGASPIRRNPAEHSGVLRMEWRIIRPQARPLPGHEGYGEAFLSKQQPSSLRVPASKTQKSPQSLRKGRGEGEGPTQAAADLKR, from the exons ATGCCTGAGGGCCCTGAGCTGCATCTGGCCAGCCAGTTTGTGAACGAGGCATGCAGGGGGCTGGTGTTTGGCGGGTGTGTGGAGAAGTCACCCATCAGCCGCAACCCTGAGGTGCCCTTTGAGAGCAGTGCCTACTACATCTCAGCCTCAGCCCGTGGCAAGGAGCTTCGATTGACACTGAGCCCcctgcctggggcccagcccccacaggagccACTGGCCCTCATCTTCCACTTTGGCATGTCTGGATCCTTCCAGCTGGCACCCAGCAATGCATTACCACCCCATGCCCATCTGCGCTTTTACACGGCTCCTCCTGGTCCCCAACTCACCCTCTGCTTCGTGGACATCCGCCGCTTTGGCCACTGGGAGCTCACAGGCGAGTGGCAACCAGGCCGCGGGCCATGTGTCTTGCTGGAGTATGAACAGTTCAG ACCGTGTCCCTCCAGGGAGAATGTGTTACGAAACCTGGCAGACAAGGTCTTTGACCGGCCCATCTGTGAGGCCCTCTTGGACCAGAGGTTCTTCAATGGCATTGGCAACTACCTGCGGGCAGAGATTCTATACAG GCTGAGGATACCCCCCTTTGAGAAGGCCCGCACTGTTCTGGAGGCACTGAAGCAGCACAGGCtg GCGGCAAGGGCTATGGGCAAGCGAGAGGGGAGGAGGATTTTGCACCCTTTCGAGCCTGGCTGCGGTGCTATGGCACGGTGGGCATGCGCTCCCTGCGGGACCGGCACGGCCGTACCATCTGGTTCCAG GGGGATCCTGGACCTCTGGCACCCAAAG GGGGCAAGTCCCATAAGAAGAAATCCAGCAGAGCACAGCGGGGTCCTGAGGATGGAGTGGAG GATCATCCGCCCCCAAGCAAGGCCCCTTCCAGGACACGAAGGGTATGGAGAGGCCTTCCTGAGCAAACAACAGCCCAGCAGCCTGAGGGTACCAGCCTCCAAGACCCAAAAGTCCCCCCAATCActgagaaagggaagaggagagggcgAAGGGCCAACTCAG GCTGCTGCAGACCTTAAAAGATAG
- the NEIL1 gene encoding endonuclease 8-like 1 isoform X7 translates to MPEGPELHLASQFVNEACRGLVFGGCVEKSPISRNPEVPFESSAYYISASARGKELRLTLSPLPGAQPPQEPLALIFHFGMSGSFQLAPSNALPPHAHLRFYTAPPGPQLTLCFVDIRRFGHWELTGEWQPGRGPCVLLEYEQFRLRIPPFEKARTVLEALKQHRLSPKLTLSQKIKAKLQNPDLLELCHSVPKEVVQLGGKGYGQARGEEDFAPFRAWLRCYGTVGMRSLRDRHGRTIWFQGDPGPLAPKGGKSHKKKSSRAQRGPEDGVEDHPPPSKAPSRTRRVWRGLPEQTTAQQPEGTSLQDPKVPPITEKGKRRGRRANSGCCRP, encoded by the exons ATGCCTGAGGGCCCTGAGCTGCATCTGGCCAGCCAGTTTGTGAACGAGGCATGCAGGGGGCTGGTGTTTGGCGGGTGTGTGGAGAAGTCACCCATCAGCCGCAACCCTGAGGTGCCCTTTGAGAGCAGTGCCTACTACATCTCAGCCTCAGCCCGTGGCAAGGAGCTTCGATTGACACTGAGCCCcctgcctggggcccagcccccacaggagccACTGGCCCTCATCTTCCACTTTGGCATGTCTGGATCCTTCCAGCTGGCACCCAGCAATGCATTACCACCCCATGCCCATCTGCGCTTTTACACGGCTCCTCCTGGTCCCCAACTCACCCTCTGCTTCGTGGACATCCGCCGCTTTGGCCACTGGGAGCTCACAGGCGAGTGGCAACCAGGCCGCGGGCCATGTGTCTTGCTGGAGTATGAACAGTTCAG GCTGAGGATACCCCCCTTTGAGAAGGCCCGCACTGTTCTGGAGGCACTGAAGCAGCACAGGCtg AGCCCCAAGTTGACCCTGAGCCAGAAGATCAAGGCCAAGCTGCAGAACCCAGATCTGCTGGAGCTGTGCCACTCAGTGCCCAAGGAAGTGGTCCAGCTGG GCGGCAAGGGCTATGGGCAAGCGAGAGGGGAGGAGGATTTTGCACCCTTTCGAGCCTGGCTGCGGTGCTATGGCACGGTGGGCATGCGCTCCCTGCGGGACCGGCACGGCCGTACCATCTGGTTCCAG GGGGATCCTGGACCTCTGGCACCCAAAG GGGGCAAGTCCCATAAGAAGAAATCCAGCAGAGCACAGCGGGGTCCTGAGGATGGAGTGGAG GATCATCCGCCCCCAAGCAAGGCCCCTTCCAGGACACGAAGGGTATGGAGAGGCCTTCCTGAGCAAACAACAGCCCAGCAGCCTGAGGGTACCAGCCTCCAAGACCCAAAAGTCCCCCCAATCActgagaaagggaagaggagagggcgAAGGGCCAACTCAG GCTGCTGCAGACCTTAA
- the NEIL1 gene encoding endonuclease 8-like 1 isoform X2: MPEGPELHLASQFVNEACRGLVFGGCVEKSPISRNPEVPFESSAYYISASARGKELRLTLSPLPGAQPPQEPLALIFHFGMSGSFQLAPSNALPPHAHLRFYTAPPGPQLTLCFVDIRRFGHWELTGEWQPGRGPCVLLEYEQFRPCPSRENVLRNLADKVFDRPICEALLDQRFFNGIGNYLRAEILYRLRIPPFEKARTVLEALKQHRLSPKLTLSQKIKAKLQNPDLLELCHSVPKEVVQLGGKGYGQARGEEDFAPFRAWLRCYGTVGMRSLRDRHGRTIWFQGDPGPLAPKGGKSHKKKSSRAQRGPEDGVEDHPPPSKAPSRTRRVWRGLPEQTTAQQPEGTSLQDPKVPPITEKGKRRGRRANSGCCRP, from the exons ATGCCTGAGGGCCCTGAGCTGCATCTGGCCAGCCAGTTTGTGAACGAGGCATGCAGGGGGCTGGTGTTTGGCGGGTGTGTGGAGAAGTCACCCATCAGCCGCAACCCTGAGGTGCCCTTTGAGAGCAGTGCCTACTACATCTCAGCCTCAGCCCGTGGCAAGGAGCTTCGATTGACACTGAGCCCcctgcctggggcccagcccccacaggagccACTGGCCCTCATCTTCCACTTTGGCATGTCTGGATCCTTCCAGCTGGCACCCAGCAATGCATTACCACCCCATGCCCATCTGCGCTTTTACACGGCTCCTCCTGGTCCCCAACTCACCCTCTGCTTCGTGGACATCCGCCGCTTTGGCCACTGGGAGCTCACAGGCGAGTGGCAACCAGGCCGCGGGCCATGTGTCTTGCTGGAGTATGAACAGTTCAG ACCGTGTCCCTCCAGGGAGAATGTGTTACGAAACCTGGCAGACAAGGTCTTTGACCGGCCCATCTGTGAGGCCCTCTTGGACCAGAGGTTCTTCAATGGCATTGGCAACTACCTGCGGGCAGAGATTCTATACAG GCTGAGGATACCCCCCTTTGAGAAGGCCCGCACTGTTCTGGAGGCACTGAAGCAGCACAGGCtg AGCCCCAAGTTGACCCTGAGCCAGAAGATCAAGGCCAAGCTGCAGAACCCAGATCTGCTGGAGCTGTGCCACTCAGTGCCCAAGGAAGTGGTCCAGCTGG GCGGCAAGGGCTATGGGCAAGCGAGAGGGGAGGAGGATTTTGCACCCTTTCGAGCCTGGCTGCGGTGCTATGGCACGGTGGGCATGCGCTCCCTGCGGGACCGGCACGGCCGTACCATCTGGTTCCAG GGGGATCCTGGACCTCTGGCACCCAAAG GGGGCAAGTCCCATAAGAAGAAATCCAGCAGAGCACAGCGGGGTCCTGAGGATGGAGTGGAG GATCATCCGCCCCCAAGCAAGGCCCCTTCCAGGACACGAAGGGTATGGAGAGGCCTTCCTGAGCAAACAACAGCCCAGCAGCCTGAGGGTACCAGCCTCCAAGACCCAAAAGTCCCCCCAATCActgagaaagggaagaggagagggcgAAGGGCCAACTCAG GCTGCTGCAGACCTTAA
- the NEIL1 gene encoding endonuclease 8-like 1 isoform X8 translates to MPEGPELHLASQFVNEACRGLVFGGCVEKSPISRNPEVPFESSAYYISASARGKELRLTLSPLPGAQPPQEPLALIFHFGMSGSFQLAPSNALPPHAHLRFYTAPPGPQLTLCFVDIRRFGHWELTGEWQPGRGPCVLLEYEQFRPCPSRENVLRNLADKVFDRPICEALLDQRFFNGIGNYLRAEILYRLRIPPFEKARTVLEALKQHRLAARAMGKREGRRILHPFEPGCGAMARWACAPCGTGTAVPSGSRGILDLWHPKDHPPPSKAPSRTRRVWRGLPEQTTAQQPEGTSLQDPKVPPITEKGKRRGRRANSGCCRP, encoded by the exons ATGCCTGAGGGCCCTGAGCTGCATCTGGCCAGCCAGTTTGTGAACGAGGCATGCAGGGGGCTGGTGTTTGGCGGGTGTGTGGAGAAGTCACCCATCAGCCGCAACCCTGAGGTGCCCTTTGAGAGCAGTGCCTACTACATCTCAGCCTCAGCCCGTGGCAAGGAGCTTCGATTGACACTGAGCCCcctgcctggggcccagcccccacaggagccACTGGCCCTCATCTTCCACTTTGGCATGTCTGGATCCTTCCAGCTGGCACCCAGCAATGCATTACCACCCCATGCCCATCTGCGCTTTTACACGGCTCCTCCTGGTCCCCAACTCACCCTCTGCTTCGTGGACATCCGCCGCTTTGGCCACTGGGAGCTCACAGGCGAGTGGCAACCAGGCCGCGGGCCATGTGTCTTGCTGGAGTATGAACAGTTCAG ACCGTGTCCCTCCAGGGAGAATGTGTTACGAAACCTGGCAGACAAGGTCTTTGACCGGCCCATCTGTGAGGCCCTCTTGGACCAGAGGTTCTTCAATGGCATTGGCAACTACCTGCGGGCAGAGATTCTATACAG GCTGAGGATACCCCCCTTTGAGAAGGCCCGCACTGTTCTGGAGGCACTGAAGCAGCACAGGCtg GCGGCAAGGGCTATGGGCAAGCGAGAGGGGAGGAGGATTTTGCACCCTTTCGAGCCTGGCTGCGGTGCTATGGCACGGTGGGCATGCGCTCCCTGCGGGACCGGCACGGCCGTACCATCTGGTTCCAG GGGGATCCTGGACCTCTGGCACCCAAAG GATCATCCGCCCCCAAGCAAGGCCCCTTCCAGGACACGAAGGGTATGGAGAGGCCTTCCTGAGCAAACAACAGCCCAGCAGCCTGAGGGTACCAGCCTCCAAGACCCAAAAGTCCCCCCAATCActgagaaagggaagaggagagggcgAAGGGCCAACTCAG GCTGCTGCAGACCTTAA
- the NEIL1 gene encoding endonuclease 8-like 1 isoform X3: MPEGPELHLASQFVNEACRGLVFGGCVEKSPISRNPEVPFESSAYYISASARGKELRLTLSPLPGAQPPQEPLALIFHFGMSGSFQLAPSNALPPHAHLRFYTAPPGPQLTLCFVDIRRFGHWELTGEWQPGRGPCVLLEYEQFRENVLRNLADKVFDRPICEALLDQRFFNGIGNYLRAEILYRLRIPPFEKARTVLEALKQHRLSPKLTLSQKIKAKLQNPDLLELCHSVPKEVVQLGGKGYGQARGEEDFAPFRAWLRCYGTVGMRSLRDRHGRTIWFQGDPGPLAPKGGKSHKKKSSRAQRGPEDGVEDHPPPSKAPSRTRRVWRGLPEQTTAQQPEGTSLQDPKVPPITEKGKRRGRRANSGCCRP, encoded by the exons ATGCCTGAGGGCCCTGAGCTGCATCTGGCCAGCCAGTTTGTGAACGAGGCATGCAGGGGGCTGGTGTTTGGCGGGTGTGTGGAGAAGTCACCCATCAGCCGCAACCCTGAGGTGCCCTTTGAGAGCAGTGCCTACTACATCTCAGCCTCAGCCCGTGGCAAGGAGCTTCGATTGACACTGAGCCCcctgcctggggcccagcccccacaggagccACTGGCCCTCATCTTCCACTTTGGCATGTCTGGATCCTTCCAGCTGGCACCCAGCAATGCATTACCACCCCATGCCCATCTGCGCTTTTACACGGCTCCTCCTGGTCCCCAACTCACCCTCTGCTTCGTGGACATCCGCCGCTTTGGCCACTGGGAGCTCACAGGCGAGTGGCAACCAGGCCGCGGGCCATGTGTCTTGCTGGAGTATGAACAGTTCAG GGAGAATGTGTTACGAAACCTGGCAGACAAGGTCTTTGACCGGCCCATCTGTGAGGCCCTCTTGGACCAGAGGTTCTTCAATGGCATTGGCAACTACCTGCGGGCAGAGATTCTATACAG GCTGAGGATACCCCCCTTTGAGAAGGCCCGCACTGTTCTGGAGGCACTGAAGCAGCACAGGCtg AGCCCCAAGTTGACCCTGAGCCAGAAGATCAAGGCCAAGCTGCAGAACCCAGATCTGCTGGAGCTGTGCCACTCAGTGCCCAAGGAAGTGGTCCAGCTGG GCGGCAAGGGCTATGGGCAAGCGAGAGGGGAGGAGGATTTTGCACCCTTTCGAGCCTGGCTGCGGTGCTATGGCACGGTGGGCATGCGCTCCCTGCGGGACCGGCACGGCCGTACCATCTGGTTCCAG GGGGATCCTGGACCTCTGGCACCCAAAG GGGGCAAGTCCCATAAGAAGAAATCCAGCAGAGCACAGCGGGGTCCTGAGGATGGAGTGGAG GATCATCCGCCCCCAAGCAAGGCCCCTTCCAGGACACGAAGGGTATGGAGAGGCCTTCCTGAGCAAACAACAGCCCAGCAGCCTGAGGGTACCAGCCTCCAAGACCCAAAAGTCCCCCCAATCActgagaaagggaagaggagagggcgAAGGGCCAACTCAG GCTGCTGCAGACCTTAA
- the NEIL1 gene encoding endonuclease 8-like 1 isoform X6, protein MPEGPELHLASQFVNEACRGLVFGGCVEKSPISRNPEVPFESSAYYISASARGKELRLTLSPLPGAQPPQEPLALIFHFGMSGSFQLAPSNALPPHAHLRFYTAPPGPQLTLCFVDIRRFGHWELTGEWQPGRGPCVLLEYEQFRLRIPPFEKARTVLEALKQHRLAARAMGKREGRRILHPFEPGCGAMARWACAPCGTGTAVPSGSRGILDLWHPKGASPIRRNPAEHSGVLRMEWRIIRPQARPLPGHEGYGEAFLSKQQPSSLRVPASKTQKSPQSLRKGRGEGEGPTQVGLPEHFPLEMEGAPPNGAFQKERMAARAEVTCGKEGCPGNLQPGV, encoded by the exons ATGCCTGAGGGCCCTGAGCTGCATCTGGCCAGCCAGTTTGTGAACGAGGCATGCAGGGGGCTGGTGTTTGGCGGGTGTGTGGAGAAGTCACCCATCAGCCGCAACCCTGAGGTGCCCTTTGAGAGCAGTGCCTACTACATCTCAGCCTCAGCCCGTGGCAAGGAGCTTCGATTGACACTGAGCCCcctgcctggggcccagcccccacaggagccACTGGCCCTCATCTTCCACTTTGGCATGTCTGGATCCTTCCAGCTGGCACCCAGCAATGCATTACCACCCCATGCCCATCTGCGCTTTTACACGGCTCCTCCTGGTCCCCAACTCACCCTCTGCTTCGTGGACATCCGCCGCTTTGGCCACTGGGAGCTCACAGGCGAGTGGCAACCAGGCCGCGGGCCATGTGTCTTGCTGGAGTATGAACAGTTCAG GCTGAGGATACCCCCCTTTGAGAAGGCCCGCACTGTTCTGGAGGCACTGAAGCAGCACAGGCtg GCGGCAAGGGCTATGGGCAAGCGAGAGGGGAGGAGGATTTTGCACCCTTTCGAGCCTGGCTGCGGTGCTATGGCACGGTGGGCATGCGCTCCCTGCGGGACCGGCACGGCCGTACCATCTGGTTCCAG GGGGATCCTGGACCTCTGGCACCCAAAG GGGGCAAGTCCCATAAGAAGAAATCCAGCAGAGCACAGCGGGGTCCTGAGGATGGAGTGGAG GATCATCCGCCCCCAAGCAAGGCCCCTTCCAGGACACGAAGGGTATGGAGAGGCCTTCCTGAGCAAACAACAGCCCAGCAGCCTGAGGGTACCAGCCTCCAAGACCCAAAAGTCCCCCCAATCActgagaaagggaagaggagagggcgAAGGGCCAACTCAGGTGGGCCTTCCTGAGCATTTTCCTCTGGAGATGGAAGGGGCACCACCAAACGGGGCTTTCCAGAAGGAAAGGATGGCAGCACGGGCAGAGGTTACTTGTGGAAAGGAAGGCTGTCCGGGCAATCTTCAACCTGGGGTCTGA
- the NEIL1 gene encoding endonuclease 8-like 1 isoform X4 has product MPEGPELHLASQFVNEACRGLVFGGCVEKSPISRNPEVPFESSAYYISASARGKELRLTLSPLPGAQPPQEPLALIFHFGMSGSFQLAPSNALPPHAHLRFYTAPPGPQLTLCFVDIRRFGHWELTGEWQPGRGPCVLLEYEQFRPCPSRENVLRNLADKVFDRPICEALLDQRFFNGIGNYLRAEILYRLRIPPFEKARTVLEALKQHRLSPKLTLSQKIKAKLQNPDLLELCHSVPKEVVQLGGSWTSGTQRIIRPQARPLPGHEGYGEAFLSKQQPSSLRVPASKTQKSPQSLRKGRGEGEGPTQVGLPEHFPLEMEGAPPNGAFQKERMAARAEVTCGKEGCPGNLQPGV; this is encoded by the exons ATGCCTGAGGGCCCTGAGCTGCATCTGGCCAGCCAGTTTGTGAACGAGGCATGCAGGGGGCTGGTGTTTGGCGGGTGTGTGGAGAAGTCACCCATCAGCCGCAACCCTGAGGTGCCCTTTGAGAGCAGTGCCTACTACATCTCAGCCTCAGCCCGTGGCAAGGAGCTTCGATTGACACTGAGCCCcctgcctggggcccagcccccacaggagccACTGGCCCTCATCTTCCACTTTGGCATGTCTGGATCCTTCCAGCTGGCACCCAGCAATGCATTACCACCCCATGCCCATCTGCGCTTTTACACGGCTCCTCCTGGTCCCCAACTCACCCTCTGCTTCGTGGACATCCGCCGCTTTGGCCACTGGGAGCTCACAGGCGAGTGGCAACCAGGCCGCGGGCCATGTGTCTTGCTGGAGTATGAACAGTTCAG ACCGTGTCCCTCCAGGGAGAATGTGTTACGAAACCTGGCAGACAAGGTCTTTGACCGGCCCATCTGTGAGGCCCTCTTGGACCAGAGGTTCTTCAATGGCATTGGCAACTACCTGCGGGCAGAGATTCTATACAG GCTGAGGATACCCCCCTTTGAGAAGGCCCGCACTGTTCTGGAGGCACTGAAGCAGCACAGGCtg AGCCCCAAGTTGACCCTGAGCCAGAAGATCAAGGCCAAGCTGCAGAACCCAGATCTGCTGGAGCTGTGCCACTCAGTGCCCAAGGAAGTGGTCCAGCTGG GGGGATCCTGGACCTCTGGCACCCAAAG GATCATCCGCCCCCAAGCAAGGCCCCTTCCAGGACACGAAGGGTATGGAGAGGCCTTCCTGAGCAAACAACAGCCCAGCAGCCTGAGGGTACCAGCCTCCAAGACCCAAAAGTCCCCCCAATCActgagaaagggaagaggagagggcgAAGGGCCAACTCAGGTGGGCCTTCCTGAGCATTTTCCTCTGGAGATGGAAGGGGCACCACCAAACGGGGCTTTCCAGAAGGAAAGGATGGCAGCACGGGCAGAGGTTACTTGTGGAAAGGAAGGCTGTCCGGGCAATCTTCAACCTGGGGTCTGA
- the NEIL1 gene encoding endonuclease 8-like 1 isoform X1 gives MPEGPELHLASQFVNEACRGLVFGGCVEKSPISRNPEVPFESSAYYISASARGKELRLTLSPLPGAQPPQEPLALIFHFGMSGSFQLAPSNALPPHAHLRFYTAPPGPQLTLCFVDIRRFGHWELTGEWQPGRGPCVLLEYEQFRPCPSRENVLRNLADKVFDRPICEALLDQRFFNGIGNYLRAEILYRLRIPPFEKARTVLEALKQHRLAARAMGKREGRRILHPFEPGCGAMARWACAPCGTGTAVPSGSRGILDLWHPKGASPIRRNPAEHSGVLRMEWRIIRPQARPLPGHEGYGEAFLSKQQPSSLRVPASKTQKSPQSLRKGRGEGEGPTQVGLPEHFPLEMEGAPPNGAFQKERMAARAEVTCGKEGCPGNLQPGV, from the exons ATGCCTGAGGGCCCTGAGCTGCATCTGGCCAGCCAGTTTGTGAACGAGGCATGCAGGGGGCTGGTGTTTGGCGGGTGTGTGGAGAAGTCACCCATCAGCCGCAACCCTGAGGTGCCCTTTGAGAGCAGTGCCTACTACATCTCAGCCTCAGCCCGTGGCAAGGAGCTTCGATTGACACTGAGCCCcctgcctggggcccagcccccacaggagccACTGGCCCTCATCTTCCACTTTGGCATGTCTGGATCCTTCCAGCTGGCACCCAGCAATGCATTACCACCCCATGCCCATCTGCGCTTTTACACGGCTCCTCCTGGTCCCCAACTCACCCTCTGCTTCGTGGACATCCGCCGCTTTGGCCACTGGGAGCTCACAGGCGAGTGGCAACCAGGCCGCGGGCCATGTGTCTTGCTGGAGTATGAACAGTTCAG ACCGTGTCCCTCCAGGGAGAATGTGTTACGAAACCTGGCAGACAAGGTCTTTGACCGGCCCATCTGTGAGGCCCTCTTGGACCAGAGGTTCTTCAATGGCATTGGCAACTACCTGCGGGCAGAGATTCTATACAG GCTGAGGATACCCCCCTTTGAGAAGGCCCGCACTGTTCTGGAGGCACTGAAGCAGCACAGGCtg GCGGCAAGGGCTATGGGCAAGCGAGAGGGGAGGAGGATTTTGCACCCTTTCGAGCCTGGCTGCGGTGCTATGGCACGGTGGGCATGCGCTCCCTGCGGGACCGGCACGGCCGTACCATCTGGTTCCAG GGGGATCCTGGACCTCTGGCACCCAAAG GGGGCAAGTCCCATAAGAAGAAATCCAGCAGAGCACAGCGGGGTCCTGAGGATGGAGTGGAG GATCATCCGCCCCCAAGCAAGGCCCCTTCCAGGACACGAAGGGTATGGAGAGGCCTTCCTGAGCAAACAACAGCCCAGCAGCCTGAGGGTACCAGCCTCCAAGACCCAAAAGTCCCCCCAATCActgagaaagggaagaggagagggcgAAGGGCCAACTCAGGTGGGCCTTCCTGAGCATTTTCCTCTGGAGATGGAAGGGGCACCACCAAACGGGGCTTTCCAGAAGGAAAGGATGGCAGCACGGGCAGAGGTTACTTGTGGAAAGGAAGGCTGTCCGGGCAATCTTCAACCTGGGGTCTGA